A part of Ziziphus jujuba cultivar Dongzao chromosome 8, ASM3175591v1 genomic DNA contains:
- the LOC107403862 gene encoding uncharacterized protein LOC107403862 — MDSDMAIEDFELEEEDPFLRFIEYARSIIYPEEEEEQDQDMDPKIRNKAETKRPSWNWIASRILKTCTAYSSGVTPAILLSDISQAWSEQHRDGTTKKRPECINQLRKKHRRSKLPNTVLIDSIYEKNFLSLSSVLEAIVVDAYFLPGTDIYMLKLGDIWSSNTIDLYLHRRYYDLADPTNGILKKGREILLTGCYLRTAAEGSCYPRLLPTDYLVILLDEDEDDDAMLLAAQFCSDSFSSISLDKVNRGVPYSFYARIESIGSLEIHGKIDSVQKKQITLVDNDHNKLKFLLWGEQVLLANLFSIGSMLALDRPYIATSLDGAVEASAEICLEYGSATQLYLVPFVQHEEQISITLTQNRYQGSGPLCTVHPSTGPKFSQVSLPRDSQGSIDFSNYPFQPFVTDLQDKMTGISLYGVVTNIMKERGTTQAVFILRIEDATGEILAKLHFAKSWSLGRLSLGHTVYISGLTCSMTKQNCLEALWFENDVGASFVNLSSMPALLNSSCLQKLSNLSNLSKQTSCPQIVQVWLQMAHCHVDTRFSHSICGHFISNTTAGVSECSFCHQTFDTEVVRSFYLKITLADERGKVFAWSTGPAATELLQISPNEFYELPEEEQVMYPSSLENERFMVALVNCKRQISGVNDGFLLEGDAISWEITCALKCE; from the exons atggATTCAGACATGGCCATTGAAGATTTCGAATTAGAAGAGGAGGACCCGTTTCTCAGATTCATCGAATATGCCAGATCCATAATATAccctgaagaagaagaagagcaagACCAAGATATGGATCCCAAAATTCGAAATAAAGCAGAGACCAAACGACCCAGCTGGAATTGGATTGCTTCTCGGATCCTCAAGACTTGTACTGCTTATTCCAGTGGTGTTACCCCTGCGATTCTTCTCTCCGATATCTCTCAG GCGTGGAGTGAGCAACATAGAGATGGGACCACTAAGAAGAGGCCTGAATGTATCAACCAGTTGAGGAAGAAACATAGAAGATCAAAGCTTCCAAACACTGTCTTGATTGACtccatttatgaaaaaaatttcttgtctTTGAGTAGTGTTTTGGAAGCTATTGTTGTCGATGCTTATTTTCTCCCAG GTACGGACATCTACATGCTTAAGTTGGGGGATATTTGGAGTTCGAATACTATTGATCTTTATCTCCACCGCAG ATATTATGACCTGGCCGATCCTACGAATGGGATATTGaagaaaggaagggaaattCTTCTCACTGGATGCTATCTTCGTACTGCTGCTGAAGGATCTTGTTATCCACGGCTTTTGCCAACAGACTATTTGGTGATTTTGTTGGATGag gatgaggatgatgatgcaATGCTGCTAGCGGCTCAGTTTTGTTCAGATTCATTCTCTTCTATTTCTCTCGATAAAGTCAACAGAGGAGTTCCTTATTCATTTTATGCAAG GATTGAATCTATTGGGTCACTGGAAATTCATGGAAAGATTGATAGTGTACAGAAGAAACAAATCACTCTTGTTGACAATgatcataataaattaaagttcTTGTTGTGGGGCGAGCAGGTTCTGCTGGCTAATCTTTTCAG CATTGGAAGTATGCTTGCGCTTGATAGGCCATATATTGCAACTTCTCTAGATGGTGCAGTTGAAGCAAGTGCTGAAATCTGTCTCGAGTATGGTAGCGCAACGCAATTATATTTGGTTCCTTTCGTTCAGCATGAGGAACAA ATTTCTATAACTTTGACACAAAATCGATATCAAGGATCAGGACCGCTATGTACAGTACATCCCAGTACAGGCCCCAAATTTTCTCAAGTTTCCTTGCCGCGAGATTCCCAAGGGTCAATTGACTTCAGTAATTATCCTTTTCAA CCATTTGTTACTGACCTTCAAGACAAGATGACTGGCATTAGCCTCTATGGCGTtgtcaccaatattatgaaagAAAGAGGAACTACACAAGCTGTTTTCATTCTGAGAATCGAAGATGCTACTGGAGAAATTTTGGCTAAGCTACATTTTGCCAAATCTTG GTCACTGGGAAGATTAAGTCTTGGCCACACAGTGTACATATCTGGCCTGACATGCTCTATGACAAAGCAGAATTG TCTAGAAGcattatggtttgaaaatgatgTTGGAGCTTCTTTTGTCAACCTCAGTTCCATGCCAGCTTTGTTAAACTCATCCTGTCTTCAAAAGTTGTCGAATCTTTCCAATTTATCTAAACAAACCAGCTGTCCACAG ATAGTTCAGGTTTGGCTTCAAATGGCACATTGTCATGTCGATACAAGATTTTCACATTCCATCTGTGGTCATTTTATCAGCAACACAACTGCTGGAGTTTCAGAATGCAGCTTCTGTCATCAAACTTTCGATACTGAAGTTGTCCGAAGTTTCTACCTAAAAATCACTCTTGCAGATGAGCGTGGGAAAGTTTTTGCTTGGTCTACTGGTCCAGCTGCAACTGAATTGTTACAAATATCTCCCAACGAATTCTATGAGCTCCCTGAG GAAGAACAAGTTATGTATCCATCTTCATTAGAGAATGAGAGGTTCATGGTTGCATTAGTTAATTGCAAGAGGCAAATTTCTGGAGTCAATGATGGTTTTCTGCTTGAAGGTGATGCAATTTCATGGGAGATTACTTGTGCATTAAAATGTGAATAA
- the LOC107403855 gene encoding protein NRT1/ PTR FAMILY 5.4-like, which produces MDSSATQVVTFQNHHGNTKTNESQQNHPPSNNHGGWRAAIFIIFVEIAERFTFYGLSGNLITFITKELNQSTPTAAKNVNTWLGITSFCPFLGAFIADSFLGRFRTILISSIIYCMGMALLAVSVSLVPRRRWYGKAVFFTALFVVSIGEGGHKPCLQTFAADQFGEETEEEKKAKSSFFNWWYFALVLGASAATFAVIYVQDNIGWAAGFEILAGGIGAALVLFLLGTRRYKKQGPLGSPFTAIAQVFVAATRKWNLNIVGHNPADHPYFGIYYGDHDHSNILKPRTLPPTNQFRFLDKARMIDKIDASNKIRNPWRLCSINQVEEVKLVLRLIPIWMTCIMLLVVQSLFNTYFTIQGRTMIRSIGPNFKLPPASLQIFAGFTIILTIPIYDRVFVPLARKLTGKPSGITVLQRIGAGLFMSLVNMVVSALVEAKRLSVAREHKLVDNPKAVVVPMKVWWLLPQYVLCGFSDALSFVGIQELFYNEMPESLRSLGAAAYVSIAGVANFISSAIISVVQGLSSNHGHNSWLDDNLNRAHLDYYYWIMAGLSALNLCAYVWMAKRFVYKKVDQEDGIEEGKTIN; this is translated from the exons ATGGATTCTTCTGCAACTCAAGTAGTAACCTTCCAAAATCACCATGGAAACACCAAAACCAACGAATCACAACAAAACCATCCACCTTCCAATAACCATGGTGGTTGGAGAGCTGCCATTTTTATCATCT TCGTCGAAATAGCAGAGCGGTTTACATTTTATGGCCTCTCCGGAAATCTAATAACCTTCATCACAAAAGAGCTCAACCAGTCCACACCGACGGCAGCCAAAAACGTCAACACGTGGCTCGGCATCACCTCCTTCTGTCCGTTCCTCGGTGCCTTCATTGCTGACTCCTTCCTCGGCCGCTTCCGGACCATTCTCATCTCCTCCATCATTTACTGCATG GGGATGGCTCTTCTGGCCGTGTCGGTGTCGTTGGTTCCTCGACGGCGGTGGTATGGGAAGGCGGTGTTCTTTACAGCGCTTTTTGTGGTGTCAATCGGCGAAGGTGGGCATAAACCGTGTTTGCAGACCTTTGCGGCGGACCAGTTTGGAGAAGAGACGGAAGAGGAGAAAAAGGCCAAGAGCTCCTTCTTTAACTGGTGGTACTTCGCGCTTGTGCTCGGTGCTTCTGCCGCCACTTTTGCTGTCATTTATGTGCAG GACAATATTGGGTGGGCAGCAGGGTTTGAGATACTGGCAGGTGGAATTGGAGCGGCATTGGTATTGTTTTTATTGGGAACTAGAAGATACAAAAAGCAGGGTCCTCTGGGGAGTCCATTCACTGCAATAGCACAGGTGTTTGTGGCTGCAACTAGAAAGTGGAATTTGAATATTGTTGGTCACAATCCTGCTGACCATCCTTATTTTGGCATTTATTATGGAGATCATGATCACTCTAATATACTTAAGCCAAGGACTTTGCCTCCTACCAATCAGTTCag ATTTTTGGACAAAGCAAGAATGATAGACAAAATCGATGCCtcaaacaaaataagaaatccATGGAGGTTATGTTCAATAAACCAAGTGGAAGAAGTGAAGCTTGTCCTCCGTTTGATTCCCATATGGATGACTTGCATAATGCTCCTAGTAGTTCAATCCCTTTTCAACACGTACTTCACCATCCAAGGCAGAACGATGATCAGGTCAATAGGACCAAACTTCAAGCTTCCTCCAGCATCACTTCAAATCTTTGCTGGTTTCACAATCATACTCACCATCCCAATCTACGACCGGGTTTTTGTCCCACTAGCCCGGAAACTCACCGGAAAACCCTCTGGAATCACCGTGCTGCAGCGGATTGGTGCCGGCCTATTTATGTCCCTAGTTAACATGGTGGTCTCAGCTCTTGTAGAGGCCAAAAGGTTAAGTGTAGCAAGAGAACACAAACTTGTAGACAATCCAAAAGCAGTAGTAGTACCAATGAAGGTTTGGTGGCTACTTCCACAATATGTGCTTTGTGGTTTTTCGGATGCGCTTTCTTTTGTTGGAATCCAAGAACTATTCTATAATGAAATGCCTGAGAGCTTGAGGAGTTTGGGAGCAGCAGCATATGTGAGCATCGCAGGAGTTGCAAACTTCATTAGCAGTGCTATTATATCAGTTGTTCAAGGACTTAGCTCCAACCATGGACATAATAGTTGGCTGGATGACAATTTGAACAGAGCTCACCTTGACTACTACTATTGGATTATGGCAGGATTGAGTGCTTTGAATCTATGTGCTTATGTATGGATGGCCAAGAGATTTGTGTATAAAAAGGTTGATCAAGAAGATGGAATTGAGGAGggaaaaactataaattaa
- the LOC107403859 gene encoding protein NRT1/ PTR FAMILY 5.4-like encodes MDSSATHEETIQNHHENTKTQQNPSSNNNGGWEAAIFIIFVEMAERFTFNGLAGNLITFLTKELKQSTPMAAKNVNTWLGITSFFPFLGAFVADSFLGRFQTILISSIIYCMGMVLLTVSVSVIPRRYRKSVFFIALYVVSVGEGGHKPCMTTFAADQFGEETVEEKKKKSSFFNWWYIGLVFGASAATFAVIYVQDNIGWEAGFGILAGAMGVSMGVFLLGIRRYRKQGHLGSPFTAIAQVFMAAAKNWNLNENCDDLVIYSGNDHDRDYVLVEAQHTKPRALARTNQFRFLDKAMMIDKRDASNKMRNPWRLCSINQVEEVKLVLRLIPVWMTCIMLQVVQSLVNTYFTIQGTTMIRSVGPYFELPPASLQIFVGLTIILTLPIYDRIFIPLARKFTGQPSGITKLQRIGIGLVLSIATMVVSAPVEAKRLSVAREHILLDNPEAIIPMRVWWLLPQYIICGVSDALSLVGLQELFYSEMPDSLRSLGAAAYVSVSGLANFVCSAIISLVQGLSSSHGHNWLDDNLNRAHLDYFYWVIAGLSTLNLCAYVWIAMRFVYKKVEEVEINEKGLAN; translated from the exons ATGGATTCCTCTGCAACCCATGAAGAAACAATCCAAAACCACCATGAAAACACCAAAACCCAACAAAACCCATCTTCCAACAATAATGGCGGGTGGGAAGCAGCCATTTTCATCATCT TCGTTGAAATGGCAGAGCGGTTCACGTTCAACGGCCTTGCCGGTAACCTCATCACCTTCCTCACAAAAGAGCTCAAACAGTCCACACCAATGGCTGCAAAGAACGTCAACACCTGGCTTGGCATCACCTCCTTCTTCCCCTTCCTCGGCGCCTTCGTGGCCGACTCATTCCTCGGCCGTTTCCAAACCATTCTCATCTCCTCCATTATTTACTGCATG GGGATGGTTCTCCTCACCGTGTCGGTTTCTGTGATTCCTCGGCGTTACCGGAAGTCTGTGTTCTTTATAGCTCTTTATGTGGTGTCGGTCGGCGAAGGCGGCCATAAACCTTGCATGACGACCTTCGCGGCCGACCAGTTTGGGGAAGAGACGgtggaggagaagaagaagaagagctcCTTCTTTAATTGGTGGTACATAGGCCTTGTGTTTGGTGCTTCTGCTGCCACATTTGCAGTAATCTATGTGCAG GACAATATTGGATGGGAAGCAGGGTTTGGCATACTGGCAGGAGCAATGGGAGTGTCAATGGGAGTGTTTTTACTTGGAATTAGAAGATACAGAAAGCAGGGTCACTTAGGGAGTCCTTTCACCGCAATAGCACAGGTTTTTATGGCTGCTGCCAAAAATTGGAATTTGAATGAGAATTGTGATGATTTGGTCATTTATTCTGGAAATGATCATGACAGAGACTATGTACTTGTGGAGGCTCAGCATACTAAGCCAAGGGCTTTGGCTCGTACCAACCAGTTCAG ATTTTTGGACAAAGCAATGATGATTGACAAGAGAGATGCCTCAAACAAAATGAGAAATCCATGGAGGTTATGTTCAATAAACCAAGTGGAAGAAGTGAAGCTCGTCCTCCGCTTGATTCCTGTATGGATGACTTGCATAATGCTTCAAGTAGTTCAGTCCCTTGTCAACACCTACTTCACCATCCAAGGCACAACAATGATCAGATCAGTTGGGCCATACTTTGAGCTTCCTCCAGCATCCCTTCAAATCTTTGTTGGTTTAACAATCATACTCACTCTTCCAATCTATGACCGGATTTTCATCCCATTAGCTCGGAAATTCACTGGACAACCCTCGGGTATCACCAAGCTACAACGAATTGGTATTGGTCTAGTTCTATCTATAGCCACCATGGTGGTCTCAGCTCCTGTGGAGGCTAAAAGGCTAAGTGTAGCAAGAGAACACATACTTTTAGACAACCCGGAAGCAATAATACCAATGAGGGTTTGGTGGCTACTCCCACAATATATCATTTGTGGTGTTTCGGATGCACTTTCATTGGTTGGACTCCAAGAACTATTCTATTCTGAAATGCCTGATAGTTTGAGGAGTTTGGGAGCAGCAGCATATGTGAGTGTTTCAGGACTTGCGAACTTCGTATGCAGTGCTATTATATCTCTGGTGCAAGGACTTAGCTCTAGCCATGGACATAATTGGCTTGATGACAACTTGAATAGAGCCCACCTTGATTACTTCTATTGGGTGATAGCTGGGTTGAGCACTTTGAATCTATGTGCTTATGTATGGATTGCTATGAGATTTGTGTATAAAAAAGTTGAAGAGGTTGAAATTAACGAGAAGGGATTAGCAAATTGA
- the LOC107403858 gene encoding two-component response regulator ORR9-like, whose translation MAMAVEAKFHVLAVDDSAIDRKLIERLLKTSSYQVTVVDSGTKALEFLGLIEDEQRDAEVPSVSPKKLNQALEVNLITTDYSMPGMTGYDLLRKIKESKSLKDIPIVIVSSENIPSRINRCLEEGAEEFFLKPVQVADVNKLRPHMVRG comes from the exons ATGGCTATGGCTGTAGAAGCCAAGTTTCATGTCTTGGCTGTTGATGATAGTGCAATTGACAGAAAGTTGATTGAGAGACTCCTTAAAACATCTTCATATCAAG TTACTGTTGTAGATTCTGGGACTAAGGCATTAGAGTTTCTGGGTTTGATTGAAGATGAACAGAGAGATGCAGAGGTTCCCTCTGTTTCCCCAAAAAAGCTTAACCAG GCTTTAGAAGTAAATCTGATAACTACAGATTACTCAATGCCTGGAATGACAGGCTATGATCTACTAAGAAAGATCAAGGAATCAAAATCTCTTAAAGATATACCAATTGTTATAGTGTCATCAGAGAATATACCTTCAAGAATCAACAG ATGCTTGGAGGAAGGTGCAGAAGAGTTCTTTTTGAAACCAGTTCAGGTGGCAGATGTCAACAAGCTTAGACCCCATATGGTGAGGGGGTAA
- the LOC107403864 gene encoding two-component response regulator ORR10-like → MAVKSQFHVLAVDDSIIDRKLIERLLKTSSYRVTAVDSVSKALEFLGLQEDSVSPNNLNQDSGINLVITDYSMPGMTGYDLLRKIKESKSLKDIPVVIMSSENIPSRINRCLAEGAEEFLLKPVQMADMSKLRPHMLKV, encoded by the exons ATGGCTGTGAAATCTCAGTTCCATGTATTGGCTGTTGATGATAGCATCATTGACAGAAAGTTGATTGAGAGGCTCCTCAAGACTTCTTCTTATAGAG TTACTGCAGTAGATTCTGTAAGTAAGGCTTTAGAGTTTCTGGGTTTGCAAGAAGACTCTGTTTCCCCAAATAATCTTAATCAG GATTCAGGAATAAATCTGGTCATTACAGATTATTCAATGCCTGGTATGACAGGCTATGATCTGCTCAGAAAGATCAAAGAGTCCAAATCTCTCAAAGACATACCAGTTGTTATCATGTCATCAGAGAATATCCCATCAAGAATCAAcag ATGCTTGGCAGAAGGAGCAGAAGAGTTTCTTTTGAAACCAGTTCAGATGGCAGATATGAGCAAGCTTAGACCCCATATGTTGAAAGTGTAA